From Nilaparvata lugens isolate BPH unplaced genomic scaffold, ASM1435652v1 scaffold7323, whole genome shotgun sequence:
atttcagtccaaatatttgaaaacataaaagttctaatttagatgtttacatacaaaatcaataacaaaaacactcactaatcactagaactgtaaaataatgatcaactctgaatattatgataatataccattatgtcaacaaatcagatcaCTGTATTCTGATCGAGACaattaaatttctagatttctcgcgagatacggtaagctgattgattacacagctgatctcccacacaggcacacgcatctccTGTTATCGACAAGACGACggcgaaatcatcatctgttttccaatgatgaattatcctatcatgtccttcagtgagtttgcCCAGggatgaacataaataaccagatataaaaatataaacgatatacagaaattgctcgctccaTATAATCGGATACTTTTGTCATTTTAAATCCACTCATTCAGaagaataattatccttttcatgtctttTATCGAGTTTGACctgggatgagacctagtgcaatccaTTTGATGTCATAAAcctatatgttccaaatttcgtgaaaatcgttagagccgttttcgaaatccgttgaacataaataacaagataaccagatataaaaatataaacagatatacagaaattgctcgcttaatataataggatgtatccatgtttcaaatattcatgtttggtattttatttatttacaatgcaaatgacactaatgtaataacattgaaagataaaataataaggtagtccttgtgctattttctttcaaattataggtgacaaagtccaagataaggttagaatttaacgtgtacaatttttagaAAATGTTGTTCAAAATAAAcactaaaactataaattttgaatttagatggcttaaattgttaaattaaattaaattaaattatattccTTTGTATGAGTGGTTTGAAGCCTTGTTCCTTCTCAATTGCAGCATCCGTGAATCACATAGTTGGCTTGATGAAGACAAGAATTTCGCGGTCGGATTCAATGATGGCACCGTTAAGATCGGTCACAAAAGTCCTAACTACGATACTCAAACCATCATGGTCACCAGGTAACACAATTATTATCCACTTTCTTATTGCATTTATTTGTAGGTGTGCTATCCATCTAGATTTCTGATGAggttatttataattattaattattttctaataattaaataGCATAAGTTTATTGTAGAACTAGCAGGGTAACCctactccgcaagggtctgtttaaaaacacaatataatcttactaaccgtcaggctcgcttcgctcgccatatccgtctagccagggggctccgccccctggacccccgactggatcgtccaagaatgagtgagcaggctcgcttcgctcgcctgcattttcatttgagcatttttatcatatgttaggacaatccagtcggggttcagactaaacgtctggctaaacggatatggcgagcgaagcgagcctgacggctagtaatataatattcccaggattgaagtagcagtgcccaatcaattattttccgcgataaatgcatttaaatcttcaacttggtgccaacctaacaaagtcaactcaactaaatgccaacctgacaaaattattaatttagttgccagttaacaactgtttcgaagaggtactctatctagattaagttctatagtaacatatgatatggaaatttcaattataattaagagattgggaaagaagaatatacatgctaaaagacgaactttaaacccttaaacaacccttagagttgaaatattgccaaaagatttcttagtgcgcctctaaagggccactgaacatacctaccaaatttgaacgttttggtccggtagatttttagttatgcgagtgagtgagtgagtgagtgagtgagtgagtgagtgagtgccatttcgctttatatatatagactacTCTAAGAAGGATGTGatgttgtatctcaataataacagcacattcaatttataaaacgaaactaataatattacaaactaCACATATAATTTAAGAACGTCAGTTGAAAAAATGACAGCATATcttacattattagaatttttcaatttttgctggctgaagttttaagattttcctgttattgtcactgccgccagcctcaacgataaaaatgtactattactgTGTAAAACAATTTGTcccttttccttattatttcattcctttctaataaattttcatctttcccttttttttattaattctgtatcaaaatctgatgtatatttcttattttatttttgggttttgtattagttttttttttcattttttacttaaaatctttgaagtgtaatatttattttgtctaagtttatttatcttttgtaactcaattttttcctattcctgggcacccgccgaaaacctttgggtttggcaggaccctcaactgtttgtattgtaatgaaaactctaatgtatatttcttattttatttttgggttttgtattagttttttttttaattttttacttaaaatctttgaagtataatatttattttgtctaagtttatttatcttttgtaactcatttttttcctgtaactgggcacccgccgaaaacctttgggtttggcaggaccctcaactgtttgtattgtgaatgaaaaatctgatgtatatttcatattttatttttgggttttgtattagttttttttttcattttttacttaaaatctttgaagtgtaatatttattttgtctaagtttatttatcttttgtaactcaattttttcctattcctgggcacccgccgaaaacctttgggtttggcaggaccctcaactgtttgtattgtgaatgaaaatttttgatttgatttgtttattttaaaactagACGGTAACCCATGCTTCACAAGGGTCTCTTGAAACACAAATAgaatgaatttagttttattgtTCCATTCTCATAGTGAAAGTAAAATTGACTGTAAAACTTGACAATAGACCAATTATTTGATTGGGATTTTTTCTTATGTAAACTTTGTATCATGAATagaatttgtttcaattattaaaaatatcggggaccgagcttcgctctggagtacaacagcataaaaaatgtattatgaaagaagaattattataacattcatacagaaatgttctatctaataacagtaatggataaagtatcatagaacatttttattgatgtcatcttacTTGTTTCAGATGGGCCTTTAAAATtttgtatcacacaatgggtatttacatttaaaatattcgagctacaacccctaagtcacccccttatgaggggttgaaactCAGCTGTATGTCAAAGGTAGATTATTCTACCTGATTAGGCAGAATACCCCAGGGTTGAGGGGTTGAGGTATTTCAAcccttataattataatttatttatttatctacatTACAATATGAGGGCACGAGGAAGAAATACTTCCCATAACAGCCCTCTTGacacaacagaaattacaattctaatatattaatagtataatataatatagtataagtCTAATCTAATATAGAAAATTCACTAAATTAAAGAGAGATAGAAACTGCAATAATTTTTTAACTAAaatagaagatgaaaaagaggaataatgatgataagtataaattaataatgggGTATACATtaagtataaattaataacttaTGAGGGGGTTAATTCAGTTGTAcggtacgtcaaaaggtagagtattcgaccaataacttatcctgaaagttacagtattatatctaaaacagtctccaatttattgaagggttcccatacatttatgactcactctgtaatttacaattttcacaTCAAGAAACTGATAGGGGTTgatatatcaatgtgcggttttcgccatttattttctcttgtatcgaaatcatgtattacatgaccaccttcttatttcaaaaaatcaatttggattcatatgagggtaaaagatgttgaagcgaaagagtaatatttgaagattaatttctcatttcaaataggatccccaatgaaatctactgtcaaattattcttgctAGAGAAATATTCTGCTGTTTCCACAATTTTTATCAACTCtgtatcatcatagagaaacaatagcgtaagtagatatcccatggtatagggagtttatatcgtaacttttactgttatctcaagctgatagtccacgtagttctttcccacgCAGCTGTGAAACActgttagtctctcatattgtgccgttgatacactctcaccccaacaaaacagtaaaagtcgacaataatcgacagtaatcggcttgagataacagtaaaagttgcgacataaacgccctaaaacatgggatatctacttacgctattgtttctctatggtatcattaAACGTTGtatcaaagattacaatacaacagttcttgagcgagttctccaacccagggggtcactagtatgCATtcgattatatattttttgatttgtGTATCATTAAATATGattgtataaatatatagacGGCAGTGTCGGCGCTAGAGTGGGACCCCCGCAGTGAGTACTTGGCGACATGTGGCAGTGATGACAAAGTGTGTCGAGTTTGGCAGCAAGAAGATTCGGTCAAGGTTTGTCGCACCAGATTCCAGCTCACGCACAGTCATGTGCCCATCTCACTAGCCTGGTCTCCTGtcataggtactgtacattctattttttctataataaaaaaCCAATTCAACAACTGTTCAAATAGACTACTCTATTCgttttattattgttgtttctcAATAGTAGAACCATGATAAATCGTACTCTGTCTCCTCTTTCTTTGTATATGGGAACTAATATACATCTCCAGATCTAATTAACTTTGgtattctacagatggaaattactgagatattgcaattattcaaaagctaatgaattaataattattattaacgaaaatccaaattaaatgctgtaattcaccccaaagactaatttttgaatagtagcgctcattgaatttccagctagctgtttaccctgttgtcaatatttgcagtagcagaagtcttcagggtgaattacagcatttaatttggattttcgtttaatagtaaTTTATTAACTTTGATATTGCCCATCCCCGACTCCTACTAACTgcttggaaaataataataaataaatttgccATATaactttaaaccacccccacccccttagcacaggtggtaggggtggagacttttgatatgtttacctccttactaccctaaacaaaactgtggggtcaaaaattgtcttcccaactttcccttcataacctttccttgactggactatatacaTGTGGTGCCATCTTGCAGAAGCCAGCATAACACTAATTCATAGAAACTATTCCCTACGGGAAGGTTCATTCACATGTGCGCTACGTTCCAATCTCTCTGTAtactttactttacttgttCGTCATAATTATGAACTTAACATTGTCTCAAGGGCTACTTTCTATACTATAGCTATAGATAGATCAATGactttttgtcatagtcattcaaactcagctgttttccatgcatgaaatcaagccggtaaacagctgtttgcagaacaaataaacatatgattgatttgattgtatggtatgagatgttgtgatatttttccataattgaaagaataagactttgatattgtgatattgacaatatcaaagtcttattctttcaaacatatgattctcattacatcATTctgtactgtaatgaaaccatatgttttctttacagtcgagtatgtttcccagttccgaaataggaacagcaaactgctacaaaaaacctcCTTCagtgctccaggtggaagtgttgtcaacttccacaaaattcctgattcggaatttgtaaattaggttatgtttatagaatgcatgtagtattGTCTGCAACCTGCCTTAATATGAAGAAATATTACGGACTAGCCgtgaggctcgcttcgctcgccatttCCGTCTAGCCAAGGGGCTCCGTCAAAGTTCATGACACAATCctgtgatgcattgcaaaatcgccattttgtggggttctagttcaccaattttcaattcattttcaactgttATCAttgtagattgaacataacatgatgtgttattagtaatttgaattgtaaaaaAACCCTGACAGAATTATAGTATTTAGAAAAATACTAGAAACTGATTGTTggtttttagatttaattgatcgggaactttaaaatatttttgaggttagccactcatataatatttttgtcttgtcccaatgccttatgactCATAATCCATaggttacaagaataagaacaatttttaataataaataaatgaaatattgaaccatttattattgaaattccattattaaaatatgaaaacctgaaataaaattagtagaattgatggtgatgttgtgaaatctctccataataagaaaatattgagaggaatcctcagtacagctgatgatgcgttggttaactacgtgaaaccatggttctgttttaaagtttttaataaatttttagtgaaatttgacaatatctttgttttcttattatgaaaacctgaatttacaaatatctgaaccagaatattggttttaaaatgcataatgcatgattttgttaggAGCAATATTGAACTTTCACCGCCATAAAAAATCCGCAAAATgaccgctccataaggaacacgagttcTTGACCTggtttttatagaccttggttgTAGGTAGTACATGTGGTGATAAATTGCAGAAGCTAgcataactatagtgaggtccacgttattatggcagtggataaatatagaagaatagcgatgccgattctctgcattaattaattatatttttacactgtcGAAAAcaaattgtcatcgttgtggacctagaaataaatggatagtaccaccggctttgtcgatgatagacaaggatagcaaaaccaaagttgatcaaatactgtcattataacgtggacctcactatagttcaggAAACTACTATTTAGAATAAGTTCCATTCACACGTGCGCGACGTTTCGATCTCTCTGTATAAGATTACTTCAGGTAAAGCATCTTTGTGACATATTTGTGTCATCTTCAACAACTCTGTGACATCTTTGACGTATTTGTGACTTTTTGGAGCatcagtggtcgccaaacttatgagcctgtgagctagaatagcatttataaatcttctagtgagcttaAGCAGTATTAGAATAAAGGAAGTATCTTTTATTCCCTATAAAGAgacatttctagtgttgaaatctacttatctcatagcaaaaagtataacaaaagttgaaatgtacatttcaatgagagcagagGAACTCTTTTTGgcgatcaagtattttcttgatgtttggagtgtacgttgtagccgccattctgatgcagttgtccaaaaatgttcctatatcgatttttatgaatttcatacttgaaaaagatgattcacacaagtaggtagagctgagcatagctttcaacctcaatgcaacttgaataataattggatatttttctttgaggatttgaggccaaatatttccagttgtagaaagtgatctgagaaacaagatcattttaaaaattcacaaaCTCCATTTCAAatgaagcctgatctccaccaaaagtttttacaacacaagctgcaatacttctgcatcgatctctacaaaaggagagttgatgaattgtaccatattcgatatgcttttaaaatcttgaaatcgttgatcaaactgttgtctcaagtctgaacTGTATTATTGGTTATTGCTGAGTGCTGTGAAGaatttttctcgtcattgatttttcagactggaaaagtgtttatattcaaactggacgacattgTTTTCCCCACATCTCAAGTTCCTTGAAAACGATTTTACAGTTCAAATCAT
This genomic window contains:
- the LOC120356626 gene encoding probable cytosolic iron-sulfur protein assembly protein CIAO1 homolog, which gives rise to TAVSALEWDPRSEYLATCGSDDKVCRVWQQEDSVKVCRTRFQLTHSHVPISLAWSPVIGETLLLCVGTENGVIHIWLLPLDDHNQPIASSQECHNNGPPVALHVIQ